A DNA window from Arachis duranensis cultivar V14167 chromosome 3, aradu.V14167.gnm2.J7QH, whole genome shotgun sequence contains the following coding sequences:
- the LOC107478139 gene encoding uncharacterized protein LOC107478139 has protein sequence MARNGATHVPTMLIIIICFAIIVEFHATVFKQFWTLPYYVAAENLKECYEKCRILYQNNSKEKEQCRERCHAKYSEISDNPLKACILECKKLYPNPTPFQKCRKKCYETFRQNPDDARRDCVYRCMVIFGNDKIMFEECKKGCYNTFPPTLKKVNML, from the exons ATGGCTAGGAATGGTGCGACACATGTACCAACAAtgttgataattattatttgttttgctATTATTGTTGAATTTCACGCCACTGTTTTTAAACAATTTTGGACTCTGCCTTATTATGTAGCAGCTGAAAATCTAAAAGAATGTTATGAAAAGTGTAGGATACTTTATCAAAACaactcaaaagaaaaagagcaatgCAGAGAAAGATGTCATGCTAAGTACTCGGAAATTTCTG ATAATCCTCTAAAGGCATGTATACTTGAGTGCAAGAAACTTTATCCAAACCCAACACCGTTTCAAAAGTGCAGAAAGAAATGTTATGAGACATTCCGGCAAAATCCTG ATGATGCTCGGAGGGATTGTGTCTATAGATGCATGGTAATATTTGGGAATGATAAGATAATGTTCGAAGAATGCAAAAAGGGATGCTATAATACGTTTCCGCCAACACTGAAAAAAGTAAATATGttatag